The Triticum aestivum cultivar Chinese Spring chromosome 4B, IWGSC CS RefSeq v2.1, whole genome shotgun sequence sequence cttgaggactgtgaatcctccagccggttaggcgtcgcgttctgagcatccaagagtcattgtggattgccggtgaacgaagtctgtgaaggttcggaagtctaccttgaagacttaccagagtgattgggcgaggactaggtgtccttagctcaaggggaataaggtgaagacacgatcttctgagttgaatctcagcctccctaaccagacgtacagttgtcacagcaactggaactggtccaacaaatcatgtgccttcaacaagtgactggttatATCGTCTTccttcctttacttaagtttgtcttcgtgaagtcatggcctatctgtgtatctgtttgacttcattgcttgactactactattgattgacttcatactatcttccatcctgattcttaccacttagctgctattagtcatgtactctcacatcattgcatacttgactatggtttgcttatgatagtttatcttccgctgcatatcaactaggtcatttctattgtttgtcttcgaaacttccaagttttgaagactttcataaaaatcgcctattcaccccccctctagtcgatactagcactttcagataCAAGCCATGGTGACCAAGgccgggcgggcgccagcgggcgcagaggagcaggtttcctctttggtgctgaggaggcaagcgcaggcgctgggtcccgaggaaccagccaaaggttaccattcccgtgcaacgagaccaagtccgccaggacgacaggacggatgtcatcaccgagcccaccgcagtgtcacgaccagaagctttgcaggcgaagaccacctttcgtcaggataagatgtactacttaccccccttcaaaattggccactgttggatcccttcccgccttcgtttcgggggaagaggaccgagaccactataaatatagcttagccaccaccgaAGAAGAGAGCTCTCTCTCTCTAGATCGAACCCATACCAGAgcagacctcgcgaggttgttcatcctttgtactagttcatcatcagccgctcgtgaggccaatccaccccaaagcaggagtatggtcttacaccgcaaggtggcccgaacctggataaactgcTGTGTTCCTCTtctttcttgttcatcgagctaggccgtgggagtGACGAATTGGTTgttggagaggttgagttcttcgcacacgtcccagagtttgaacctctcttgGGTCCGCGGAGCCCTGAATTCGACAGCCGGAGCCGCGATGACCCGCTGTGCTGCGATGGATCATCGCCGCGCTGTTGTTGTTGCCGAACGCCCTGCTCCGCCGATGAAGGGGTGCGGCTCGTGCTTGCAAGCCGGGCGGTGCTGCTTCCGCGATGACTCGCGTTGTTGCTTCATGTGGCACAATGTGTGTTGGCCGATCCAACGGCTGCGCGGGGAAGGTTCCGGCGGCCTGCAACCCGACTGATTTCTTCACGAAATCGACCGCTCGATCCATAGCAGCCGTCATTTCAAATAGTTTTGAAGCTAGTCTTGCTAAATTTCAGTCAACTGAGACGTAGTGTCTCGGTCGATGCTATATTCATGGATATTATTTTAAGATCCGTGTAAATTTTCTTTTAAGTTATTTTTTCCTGCATGTTATATATCATTTGATTGATATTAGACGTAGCCACAGCTTTTAAAAAACTGCTCTGTGGCGGACAATCAAAATTGGACGTCTAGTACCACGCGGAGCACACAAGGACGAACCCACCACAGCTGTGGTGGCTGCAAAAGCAACCGCTCCAGCTAAGAAAACTTTGGAAACACCCCAAACGGTGCCGTGCCGACATGCATAGATATTTTTTTTCTGACGGGAGTGCCGACATGCATGGATACAACGAGCCAGGTCCAAAAAGGACAGGCACAGCGCATCGGACAAGAACACGCCACCAGCAAACAGAGATTTTTAAGAGGGAGGAGGTTAATCTAATCTTCAGAGCTACAGCACCCCATATTCGCACGGTCTCCAGAAGAAGATGCTACGTGGAGTGCAGGTGGCCAAATCACCTGCCAGCCCGGGGACACGTACACCACCTCCACATCAAAGTATCAAACCACACCAGTTACTAAAAACACCCGAAGTCTTGTCTATATAAATGGACGTGTACTACATGATCTGGCAATCCAAATCATCCAATCCAGTCGCCTCTTTCAGAAGGGAAAGCAGAGAGAAAGAAAGGAGAGGGCCTCGAGTGAAGTGAGCAAGCCATGGGCTCGGCAACAGTCCTGGAGGTGATCCTCGCCATCATCCTGCCTCCCGTCGGCGTCTTCCTGCGCTACAAACTCGGCGTAAGTGGTTACTCTTTCTACTGTGTACGGGCTTCGCTGTGCCTTATTTTAGTCCCGTATCTGATCTGGTTATTACTGGTGTCGATGCGTCGATTCAGGTGGAGTTCTGGATCTGTCTCTTGCTGACCATACTGGGGTACATACCGGGGATCATCTACGCGGTGTACGTGCTGGTAGTTTAAGCAAACAGCCTCTGCTGCAGGATCCAGGCTTGGACGAGCGAGTCGCTGTGCACGAGCAACTGATGCTGTCTGTGTTAAGATAGCATGTCTTTGTGTAAGCTTGTATGTATTGAATATTGtggatttcattttttttttgGAACTTGGTATTGTTGATCCTGTGATGTCACGAGTGTACGTAGCTCGAGGGCTTTAGGGCATTCGTCGGCTCCAGTGTTTGTGATCTTAAATTTAAAGTACTCTACTTCGGAAGCAATCGAAGTGGGAGGTCAGTACTGTTGCAAGTGTTTCAGAAACAGAGAAAAAATGCATGCATGATGGAACAACAACTCCATCTGTCCCATAAGGTGCATGCAGCATGATGGAACACCAACTCCATCTGTCCCATAAGGGCATCTCCGACGGCAACACCCCCACCCTCGAGAAAAACCTCCTGCTTCCgtccgccggggggggggggtccgtggACACGGttgacaaaattcatgcaaacacggccggATTTCATGCAAACTTGATCGGTTTTCATACAAACATAACGGATTTAATACAAAACCGGACGCAGACAGttacattttgaaaatattttaacTAAAAAGTTAAAAACTATGTGCACGTACGGTCGCGACGTGCCGGCGATGGCCAtcctgggacccaagcggcggcggcctcgcgTGTTCCATTTCCCCTCTAAGTTGCCAGCGGACATGGACGCGGATgcgctggccactgactcgtcgaTCTCCTCCGCGCACCCGCCTTCTTTCTCTGTCTGCATGGCGTGGCTACGCGTGCCCTCGACTGTGGATGGTGCGGTCGTAGGCACTGGAGGGGCGGTACGACGCAACGTTATCCATGCCCATGCCGCCGTGCTTCCCTTCGTGCCAGCCtagagcaactcgccactcctctgtgagctggcttggagcggtgagttgctgaaccacgcgtcgAATTGGACCGGCAACTTGCTCCATCGGCATAGGGAAGGGAGGTGGAGTAGTGAGCTGCCTCACGCGTATTCGCTAGGATCGGCAGGCCACCAtgccggcttttatgccggagaactgctcttccttcCCGCCGGATGCCATCGAAATGGTGGAGAAAATGGTAAAGGAGGAGATCgggggagcggcagaggggtgTGATTCTTTTCCGGCGCCTGCTATCGtctaaatagagggcggacgggaggagctcgaccggcgttgcgtttaatgcctgGTCGCTCCTGAACGaacatgtggccggagtaggtttctcggcttccatgTGGGGTTAAAGGAGGAGTATACATGCGGCGAGGAGGTATGTTCGGCCGGGTGTGCAGCAGGCGGCGCCCtcggccggcgtgccgcttcagtggcggaggcagtgagaggttgcgtccgccCTGAGCCGCCTTCAATGCGGAGCGGCGCGCTCTAAGGCAGCATGAATACTGGCAGGTGGCGCCGGGctgaagcgcgcgcgggagggagaAAGTTTTTTTGGTGGGCCGTGGCGATCACAAGCGGGCTTGGGAGCGgttcggactcccgcaaacctcccccacttttgtctccggtttgcgagaGAAATCGTGTAGGGACCGCTCCGTGGACCGATACAGGTCGGCCTTGGATGGCTTCGGCGGTCCGAGCAGCCCGATCCGTATAGTGGAGGCAGGTTTACgggtccgccttggagatgccctaatttTAGAGTGTTTTTGACACTTGTTTAGTTTTAAAATTGTTCTTGTATTATGGGACGGAGTGAGTAACAAAGAAGGTACAGTCTTCATAGCTTCCATCATTTGCCCACCAGTAATGCAACACGTACGGGGTTATACGGGGTTTTACAGGTTGACCAAAAAATAACATGGCGTGGAAGTTTGTGGTTGGATTTCAGTTGCCAAAGAGGGCCCATGCCCGTGAAAATGGGGGGGGGGGTGCtatttcttgagcttgcgttgttttttccttgaagaggaaagggtgatgcaacaaagtagagataagtatttccctcggtttgagaaccaatgtatcaatccagtaggaggtacacgcaagtctccaatctatgcacgtgcataaacaatcaaacaattgcacccaacatgataaaggggttgtcaatcccttcacagtcacttgcaaggatgagatctgatagagataaatataaaagataaataaaaaggcaaactaaAATAAATCTAAATAAATTGCACCAAGATATTTTCGGTCTTTTGGTTTATAGATTTGAAAAtatatgatgcaaaatagacccggggaccatacgtttcactagaggcttctcttttgaaagaaaacatacggtgggtaaacaaattattgtagAGCAAATAATAGAAAGTGCAAAGTtacgacgatatccaaggcaatgatcatgaatataggcatcacttccatgtcaagtagaccgactcctgcctgcatatactactattactccacacatcgaccgctatgcagcatgcatctggagtattaagttcataagaacggagtaacgccttaagtaagatgacatgatgtagagggataaactcaagcaatatgatgaaaaccccatctttttacccttgatggcaacaacacaatacgctCGCTatccctactatgtcactgggtgaggacaccgcaagattgaacccaaaactaagcacctctcccattgcaagaagaatcaatttagttggccaaaccaaaccgacaattcgaagagaaatacgaagatatttgatcatgcataaaagagttcagaaaagactcaaataatatttatagataaactgatcataaatccacaattcatcagatctcaacaaacacaccgcaaaagaatattacatcggatagaacaccaagaacatctaggagaacatggtattgaagatcatagagagagaaaaaccatctagctactagctatggacccgtaggtctgtggtaaactactcatgctttatCGGAAGgaaaatagagttgatgtagatgccctccgtgatcgaatccccctccggcagggtgcttcTCATgggaatagaggcttgcggcggcgaaaaggtattttggtggacgcttctgttggtttgggaatatttgggaatttatagagcaaaAATTATGGTTgaaggactcccgaggggcccacaagccagagagcccccctagggcgcggcctgtGGGCTTGTGGTGCCTTCGCGACTCTTCTGGACCCCTCTCCAAGCTCCGTggatgtcttgtggtccaagaaaaatcatcgcgaaagttttattctgtttggactccattttatattccttttctgtaaactcaaaaacaaggaaaaaaaacagcaactgacactggactctaggttaataggttagtcccgaaaataatataaaatagcatattaatgcatataaaacatccaaaacatataatataatagcatggaacaataaaaaattatagatatgttggagacatatcaaccatccccaagcttaattcctacttgtcctcaagtaggtaactgataaaaatagaatttttgatgtggaatgctaccgagcatatttatccatgtaattttctttattgtggcatgaatattcatatccataagattcaaaacaaaagtttaatattaacataaaaacagttatacttcaagcatactaataaagcaactgtgtcttctcaaaataacatggcaaaagaaagttatccctacaaaatcatatagcctagCTATGCTCCgtattcatcacacaaagtatttcatcatgcacaaccccggttttagccaagcaattgtttcacactttagtattctcaaactttttcaactttcacgcaatacataagcgtgatccatggatataacactataggtggaatagaatatggtggttgtggagaagaaaaaaagaaggagaaagtctcacatcaactagacgtatcaacgggctatgaagatgcccatcaatagatatcaatgtgagtgagtagggattgccatgcaacagatgcactagagccataagtttatgaaagctcaaaaagaaactaagtggatgtgcatccaactcgcttgc is a genomic window containing:
- the LOC542781 gene encoding salt stress-induced hydrophobic peptide ESI3 — its product is MGSATVLEVILAIILPPVGVFLRYKLGVEFWICLLLTILGYIPGIIYAVYVLVV